GGGGCCAGACAGCAAGCTGAAGATAAGTCCATGTCCTGAACTCCCACTGGCCACAAGCACAAACAGTTCTGTGGGGAAGCACAAGGTGTGGCTAGATCACAAAATGGCAAAGATAACACGGACTCTTTTTTCTTAACTGTCAATGGTTTCCACACCCCATGTTCCTATGTGCCTCACCTTTGTGCAGTACCAGTTGACTATATGACTGTATGTGTTAACACCAAAAACGGTGCAACTTCCTGAATCTTACCACAAAACTGTCTGGTTGAGCCTTGAGAATAAAATGAGCTCCAGGCCAACCATGTTCTTTTATTGTAATTGCTACTGAGaaaatactttttgttgttgttcctcaTGTTATTTTGACTTCACCCTTCAACTAGCTCAGCTACTTCAAAGAAGCTGCCTTTATTTTTCCAAAGGTTTTTGACCCTAACAACCTTCAGGGTGCTGAGAGATGACCCCAAGGTGAGAACCTGACACCCCCAGAGGAAATGATCAGGCCAATTAGTATCCTGCAGCAAATGCTGACAGAAAGGGATAGGAAAATGCTGAGATACAGGAAGCACTTCCTCTCGAGAATCACAGAAACCTTTTTAAATGAAACTGCAGCCATTCTGCTGGCCATGTGGGACCCAATCTTGATACTTAGCACCATTCCTTTTGCTTtatgttacactagaggcccggtgcacgaattcgtgcatgggtggggtctggccggcccaccccTATCTGGGCCTATTGGGCCAGAGCAACCATGGAAGGGGCcgcgggtggttggccagctggcccagccccctggttgaactcccggtcaaggggacaaattgcatattagctttttattgaaTAGGATACCCTCGGCACAAGAAACCAAAGACAGGCCTGTTATAAATCCCATTATTCAGAGGCCTCACTGCAGCAACAGAAATAACATTAATGCTAATTTCTGAGGGAAAACCACCACCAAAGAATGCAACTCTCAGCTCATGACCAACCTGTTATTTATTTAAGCCATCTCCTGCCATAGGCAAAGAGACGGAAGATCAGTGTACTCTATAGTCATCATTTTACATTAGGAAAGAAGTCAGCTTAAGGTCCCATACACTTTTCTGGTCCGTGTGCAGAGTATGGTCCAAACCAGTGCTGTGGTCCCCACTGCGTAGTGGTCCAGGTTGTTTATTCATCTTCATAGCCGGTTGGCAGCGGATTCAGATGACGATTATGGAATAGAGTATGGTTACCATctccccaggggaagggctgtggaATGAAGACGTCAATTAGGACATTCCAGAAAATTCAGAAACCCCACTGCCATGGACTGCTTAAAATAGGGTAAGTGACagataatatataaaacaaaatggaaattagTCCTTTAACCACTGACATAAAGTAGGTAACAGGAAAAGAAAGCCTAAGTCTGTTATTCATAAACCTCTCCCTGGTAGGTATATCCGTGTTGTGTTTACGGGAATGGCAGAGGTGGGTGTGGGAAGAAGACACTCCCATGGTACCTTTCAAAAGCATTGCTCTTGGATCGTGGTTTCCAACCCAGGATGATTTTGCCATTCCAGGGACACTAGGCAATCAATCAGTATCTGGAGACATCTGAGGCAGGATGGGgtactactggcatctagtgggtagaggtcaaggatgctgctaaatagCCTACAACTGAGGACAGCCGGCTCCCCACAAGGATGACCCAGTTCTAAATGTCAACAGGTCTGAGGCCGAGAAACCTTGCGGTATGACTTCTAATTCTACTGTACGAGGGTGGAGTGGGGCTCAAAgactcaaaaaagaaaacaaaacaaattctttCTGAACCTAAGAATCTACTTAATCTCCATGAGGCCAGTCCCACCTGGACTAAGTGATGTAACAGTTATGAAAGAACCAGAGGGGCTCCTGCTAAGAATACAGcaaattgccctagccggtttggctcagtggatagagcgtcggcctgcaaactgaaaggtcccgggtccATTCCGGTCAAGGTACATggtggggttgtgggctcgatccccagtgggaggcttgcaggaggcagcccatccatgattctctctcatcatggatgtttctctctctccctttctctctaaaaccaataaaaatatattaaaaaaaaatacagcaaacAACGGAGAGCAAGCGGTGATGACAGCTACATCCACAGCCAAAGCACAGCCCAGCCGAGAAGACACAGCCTGCAGGAGAGCGGACAGGGCCGGTCTCTTTCTTAGGCAGCCGGGGCCCGCCAGGCGCCCAGCTCTCGTAAAGGGGAGCCCGTTCCGACTGCGCCGGGCTAAGCAGGTTCCCCCACGACACGTTCCGCACAAACGACAACTGCTTCCGAGCAGGCGGAAGGCAGAGGCCGGTGGATCGGAAGAGGAAAACCGGAAGCCACTTCCTGCAGGGCTCGGAAGAAACTGAGAAGCGacatcccccgcccccgcccccgatcccgcccccccccccaggttccCTTCCGTAAAACCCAAGAAAACCACCACTGGTGGTTATTTCACGAGAAACGGTAGGCGCCTGGAATGGACGCCGCGCTTTTAGAAAAGCAAGAACTTGGACGGGGGCGTTCGGAACGGAAGGAGAACGGACCCTCCACGAATGCAGGGCGTACCTTGGTCCTGATGCGGAGGTGCGGGTAGGCGACGAACTCGGGCCGCTCGTGCTCCCCGTGGCGCGACTTGAGGAAGACGTTCAGCATGCTCACGGCCACCCCGGGCAGCGCCACGAAGTAGGTGAGGGACTTCCACAGGCGAGCTGCGGGGGCGCACGGCTGAGCCCGCGGCGGCCCGtccggcctccccctcccccccccaaggcCGCAGGCCAAGGTCACAGGCCGCCCGCCTCGCCGCCGccgggcccgccccgccccccgccgcccccgtaCCTGAGCCCTCCTCGCCGTGGGCGCCACTCGACATGGGCCGCGCCAGCTGGGGCCGCAACCGGCCCAGCAGCCCAGCAACCCGAGCCGCAGCCGCAGTCGCCATCTTTTTACCGAGACCTCCCAACGCCGGAAGCGGAAGCGGAAGGACGCGCTGTGGAGGCGGGACCCCACCTCAGAGGAAGTTCCTATTGGGCGGTGCCTTTAACCGAGGAGCATGCGCACTCTCCTCACAGTCGACCGCGTCCTAGTGAGAAGCCCGGAGCCGAGGGCGGAAGGGGCCGTGCGTCCTGCGCCTCCCGCCGACCACACCGGGGAAGCTCAGCGCAAAAGCAAGGTCTGCATCGTTGGAGTTCGTGGGCAACACAAACCACTTCTCTTGGACCCTACGTCACTTTTTCATGGCGCCTGACGCAGTCGCCGTCGGCATTATTATTTTCTCCGTCGCCCTTGATAGACTGTAAACCCCGACGCCAAGAGGTGGCCCCACCGCAACGTCCGGAGACTGGAATGGCGCCTGGAACCGAGCAGGTGCTCAGCAAaaatctgctgaatgaatgaatagcaaCGGGAATGAAAAGTTGGCGTCTGCTTTAATATTCTGGCTCAAcaacccccgcccccaatcatttcttcatttttcttccttgtaCTCAGCTAAAAACagctttgaaaataaaagtttaagaaaatagATACATGAGATAGaagtaaactttttttaaaatatattttattgattttttagagaggaagggagacagagagttagaaacatcgatgagagagaaacatcgatcagctgcctcctgcacatctcccactggggatgtgccggcaagccaggtacatgcccttgaccagaatcgaacccgggacctttcagtctgcaggccgacgctctatccactgagccaaaccggtctcggcagaaGTAAACTTTTTGATCATAAGCACCTTTAAGAATATAATGAAAGCCCTAGGCCTACCCAGTGTgccacagtggatagagcagcggccCTCGGCCTGaggggtccgggttcaattcgagttaagagcacatgcctggtagggggcgtgcaggaggcagctggtcaatgattctctttcatcattgatgtttctctctctccctctctgaagtaaattttatatctacactaataaaagagaaaaatggtaattggcgtacgacgctacccttttcattggctaatcagggctatatgcaaattaactgccaactaagatggcagttaactgccaacaaagatggcggttaatttgcatatgtaggcacaatgcagggaggcaaaagggaaagcaggaagaagccccctgccactgacagtgatcggaaacccagggggagctaagagctggggggcagggcaaaggcagccccaaggccgcctttgccctgtcccccagccatgatcggagaatcaggcgcctttgccgccctggccagtgatagcaggaagtaggggtggagccagcgatgggagctgggcatggtcgaagctggcagtcctgggagctaggggtcccttgcctgggcctaaagcggagcccacgatcgcggggctgctgcagctgcgggtccccgctgcccgggccggacgcctaggccagaggtgttaggcctgggcaggggcggagcctgcaaccacagggagctgggggtcccctgcccaggcctgacacctctgccagaggcctcaggcctggtcaaggggccgatccagtgattggtgatcggagggtgatgagggtcaactcctctggccgaggcatcaggcctgggcggggggcggagccggggattggggggatatgatggtccccttgcccaggcctgaagcctgggtcagaggcatcaggcttgggcggggggtggagcaagcgatcagagggagatgggggtcccctgcccaggcatgattcctgggccagaggcctcaggcctgggcgggggtcagagccattgatcggggggagatgggggttcccctgtccaagcctgacacctctggcggaggcgtcaggcctgggcaaggggccgattctgtgattggagggtgatgggggtcaacgcctgagggctcccagtatgtgagagggggcaggctgggctgagagacacccccccacacacacacccagtgaacaaatttcgtgcaccgggcccctagtatgtatatatatataaagaatgtcATGAAAACTATGaaccctttccccccaaaatgcacCTGCTCTTAACACACTGTTTAGCAGACAATgttggggggagagggtcccATAAAGTACATAAAGGACTGTTACAGAGACCCTGAATGGGGAGACAAGCAGGCACACTGGTGTGGGAAGACTGGTTCCCATCTCGGTTCCTTCCCTGGCAATCTGCGTGACCTTGGTCAAGTTAGATAAAGCGAATACTTTAAGGTCATGCATTTCATGAATACAAAAACTTAGGATCGTATTACTAGAGCTTCACAGTCCGACGGAGCGTTAGATCTTTCTCTGGGAAGCCTGGGGTTTTGCCTGTGAGTAATCAGAGTCACCAGAGTGTGTGTGAGGCCCCGGAATGTGGCCTTGGAAAGGGTTCAAGTTCAGGCATCAGGAAATCCTGGGTTCCAATCTCTCATCTGCCACCTGCTGTTTCCTCTTTTCTTAAATGGGAATGTAACACTCATTTTTATCCAACACATAATTattatccaacaaatatttattgaaacccAGCTCTACCTTGGGAAGTTATTCACCCTCCATCTACAATACGTTTCATTTAATAAACATCAACTAATGTTCCCACTGTGTTCCAGGCATGCGCAGTAGTACACCAGAGCTATAAGagctctctctcttgcagcttacATTCCAGTGGTGGAGACAGGATTAAGTGAAAAGTGCTCAAtgcctgaaatatattaaaaattcaacaaatattcgtTTTCTCATAGGGCTTTCTTATGCGTGCGGGTACTGCTAAGTAAAGATCCTGTCTATTGCGCTGGGCACAGAGTTCATGTTCAGGCATAATGCCTACGGTGTCATTGCCAGGTGTGCTCAGCATTTGCAAAGCCTTGGGTCACTGAGTTTAGACAACCCAGGAAACCAAAATCATCAATACaaaaaataactaatatttattgagcacttattttgTGCTCAAATTGTCTTCCCCACTTCAGTAAATGGCCACTCCGTTTCTCAAGTTAAACACATGGAGTCATCTTTGGCTTCTCTCCCAACCTCCACtactccaccccccaccacacacacacacacacacacacacactacaatcCAGCTACAAATCCTGACAGCCCTTCCTTCAGACATATCCAAAATTTGACCCCTTCTTACTACCTATGGCTACTAATTTAATCAAAGGTGTTCTCTCTCACTTGGACAATTGCAGCAACTTCCTAAATGGTCTCCCTGCTACCTGGTCCCCCACCGTCTGTTCTCTACAtggcagccagagggatcctTTAAGCCTGTCAGATCATCTTCCTTCTCTGCTCAGAATCTTCCAATAGCTCCCATCGCCCTCAAAGTAAATGTCCAAGTCCTTACAGTAGGCTACCTGCCCCCAGTCACCTCTCTGGCATCATCCCTTCCACCCACCCCCTTGCCCACTTCACTCCAGCTTACTTTGGCCTTCTTGCGTTTCCTTGCACATTCCAGGCATTCCCCTGCCTCAGGACGCTGAGGCATGCTCATTTCTCTGTCTGGAAGAGTTCACCTCCAGAGAGCCCCATGAATTGTTGCTTTATTTCACCCAGGGGTCTGCTCAGAAGTCATCTTATCAGAAAGGCCTTGCTAGACTATCCCGAAATGAAATAATTCCTCTCAACCCTGGCACTTTATTCTCCTTACTGTGCCTTATCTATCTTCATAGTACTTACCACCAGCTGACATAGTAAATATGtattggtttgtgttttttttttttttttttttttttttaattaaatctttattgttcagattattacatttgttcctttttttttcccccccataactcccctcctcccagttcccgccccaccctccgccctcactccccacccactgtcctcatccataggtgcacgatttttgtccagtctcttcccacatctcccacacccctttcccccccaagaatagtcagtccatttcctttctatgtccctgattctattataatcaacagttcattctgttcatcagattatttattcacttgattcttagattcacttgttgatagatgcatatttgttgttcataatttgtatctttacctttttcttcctcttcctcttcttaaaggatacctttcagcatttcatataatcctggtttggtggtgatgaactcctttagcttttccttatctgtgaagctctttatctgaccttcaattctgaatgatagctttgctggataaagtaatcttggttgtaggttcttggtattcatcactttgaatatttcttgccactcccttctggcctgcaaagtttctgttgagaaatcagctgacagtcgtatgggtattcccttgtaggtaactgagtttctttctcttgctgtttttaagattctctctttatcttttgctcttggcattttaatgatgatgtgtcttggtgtggtcctctttggattccttttgtttggggttctccgagcttcttggacctgtaagtccatttctttcaccaggtgggggaagttttctgtcattatttcttcaaataggttttcaatatcttgctctctctcatcttctggcacccctataattctgatgttggtacgcttgaagctgtcccagaggctccttacactatcctcgcatttttggattcttttttcattttgcttttccggttggatgttttttgcttcctcgcatttcaaatcattgacttgattcttgcgctcctctggtctgctgtcgggcgtctgtataatattcgttatttcagtctgtgtgtgcttaatttctagttggttccccaatataagatcgagggtcttattagttttcgtgtagatctcattaagtttatcggcagcttctaaacagttcttgagagaccttaaaagtgtggttctgaactctatttcttccattgacaattttgtcctgtttctttgtctccgcattttgttatgcttccttggcgcaccccctagtggtctttgttcgcagtcttatagataaatcttgattgttgtagctaattccagggagggtttgacctccaggccaagtggctatgagaatcagctgtgtcagcagtgagagaacttctgccctctagggaggtgctaatctagcctttgcctgaggctatccggcaaatgcctctgtgcagggcttgggcggggcgggtcgcacaggatcaacagggtgggccggagagagcagttatggcggctctcagtcctgtcccaaggggctctgcctctctgagtcccagcacccgctgcaaagctcggagagaaagctgcactcgctctgaccgaagccagacagttccacttctcccgtttgagtctgggtccctaaatactcgcccggatctggtgctcagagtctgcgactccctcccgattgaaaacaacaaccgcgccctccgccgccagcccgctccgcgcactctgcacctcagaatttgacttcagcactgcgcctcctctgagtgtccgtatgcgtttctctttcctcctagttgtaggatttccactcagccagcgttcctgtggttctgggtgatgtcccttccgttttttggtttcacttttgaagtagttgttcaaagcagcaaactccggcgttaacctatgccgccatcttggttctccctatgTATTGGTTTGTTGTCTGTCTTCCTTCATGaactaagtttttgtttttgttttggttaatcctcacccgaggatatttttccattgatttttagggagagtggaagagagaaacatcgatgtgagagaaacacatcaactggttgcctcttgcacgggccccaaccagggcctgggcgggggaggagcctgcaaccaaggtacctgcccttgaccagaattgaacctgggaccctttgatccacaggccgatgctctacccactgagcaaaaccggctagggctcaaatcaatttttttaaccTCAAAGCCATACAGACTTTGTTTTAGCTGGAAGGATGTCAACTCCAACAGGTCACCCTGTCAAGCTCACGCTGTTCAGATGCTCTGAATAGGGAACAGCAAGAGAAGGAAAGCGATTCCATTTCTGACTTCAGTGGGTTTGCAAAGAAAAATACTCCGAGTCATGGGATCCTTGATAATGGACGCAACCATCAGATGTGTTCCCAGCTtgtgctgcccctccccctccttcaccGTGACTCCCGGGGCATCAGGCCTCTCTGTGCAGGGAGCTGCCCCAAGGCCAtggccggccagccctggctTTGACGTCATCCTCTCTGGCAGCTGGTGATATTTACACTCATTCTGAACCTACTAAGGCTCTCTCTGACGCTTGGGTTCCTTGAAACAGGGAGCTGGTGTGTGGGCACCTCAACGCTATGGACAGCTACTGATGGGGGAGGCGTTGGCGTGAGACTGGGGGAGGCTGCCTCGCCAAGGACAGGGCTTGCCCAAGGGAAAGCTTATCTGAGGCCTCCAGTCTGCTACTTCTACTGTGGTTTCTCCCAGCGAAGAGCTCCTCCGAGTCCTGGACCAGTAAATATTTGTCCACCAAGAGACGAATTCTAGGAGAAGGCACTGAGGCATTTTCCATGCAGGCTGCAGGCGAAGCCAGGGTGTTGTGACCACCACTCAACCCTCTAACTTGTCTGAGCTGCTCAGCATCACAAATTCAATTAGGGTCTCAAATGTGTCATTGGGCTGGGGTGACACGATGGCAGTGACCCTCCTGGCACACCCAGCCAAGAGGGAGAGGCTGACAAGTAAACAGCGATTACAACCAGCGTGATGGAGCCTGCAATGGGAGGCAGTACAGCATGGGCCTTCGCAGCAAGCTCAAGTCCTGGGTCTGCTGCTTAGCTATGAATCATGGGCAAGTCAAGTCACCTCTTAGAGTTTCACTGGTGAATTGAAGTTACTACAAGGATTTAACAGGATAAAAGAGaccagctaacatttattaagcatttactatgtACTGAGCTCTTCCCATGTATTCATTTGGTCATTACAACACTACTATGAGATACATGCTATTCTTATAGTATTGATTATAACCATCCATCACAAGACCAGCAGGTGGTATGGCACCTGGCGCGTACTGAATTCTTTGTCCTTTGGTCTTGTCAATCATTAGTACCCGagttataccattttttaaaaagtactgcaACAGGGGCCTGGTAGCAGAAAATAATTTGTACAGCATTGCTGGGCACTTGTCTGCTCCAACCTTACATTCCCATAAGTCAATAGCCCTATAATAAATTGTTATATCCTGTGGCGTTGCCTGCCTTGTTTTTCAGTCTGAAGATACTTTCACACCTTGGCCTTACCATCAGACAATAGGTAAATCATAGCACCTACCTTCTAAGGATGCTGAGAGGACTGAATATTGATGATGTGTGTAAAAACACTTATTCCCTTGCTTCACAAATAGCAATTCATATATATTATTATCCATCATCTACTGTTAcattaagttaaaaacaaattggacaggccctggcctgggtagctcagttggttagagcattctccccatacaccaaggttgcaggttccatccctagtcaagacacatacaagaagcaaccagtgaatgcataaatggtggaacaacaaatcaacgtctctctctctctctctctctctctctctctctctctctctctctcctacctctctctatataaaatcaatcactaaacattttttaattggctgTGTAGTATGAGAaatgtatctcaataaagctgttaaaccCAACAAAGCAGGCTACAACATATTATGAcatgtatgttttcatttttgtaaatgcATAGAAAAATACTGTAAGGGTTATTCTCACATGTTAACGAAAGTTATGTttggcttttaattttcttttaaatttttttacaatGAATATATATTACTTGTGTCAAGAACAAAGGTATTCATCCCGGCCGGCCGGcatggttgagcgtggacctatgaaccagaaggtcatggttggattcccagtcagggcacatgcgggggttgtaggctcgatccccagcgtggggcctgcaggaggcagctcatcgatgattctctcatcattgatatttctccacccttccctctctgaaatcaataatatatacatatttaaaattctaaaaagaaCAAAGACGTTCACCAAAAAGCAGATTATGAAGTGGCTACCAGCACTTGTGTTGCTGGTATTCCTCGCTTAGACTGTAAGCCCAACCAGGGCGGCAGGGACCCCTGGCCCTGAGCGCCCTGGCAGAACGGTGACGGGGTGGGGTTCTCTCGCGCCCGCGCCTGCAGTCCCGCTCGCTACCTGTGGGTGGCAGGCTCCACATGTGCGCCCTGCCTGCGACCTTCAACGTGGCTCTCTGGTCTCGGGGGATCCTTGAAGGAAGAGGGCGGTGGAACCCCGAGGCGGGTAAAGAGAGCCAGGCCAGACTCCTTGTTAAGGCCTTGCCTTCTCCTGACTCTTCCCTAGACTAGAACAAGAGGAGAAAACTTCTCTTCCTAATGCCCCTCCAACTCTACCTTACCCCCCACCCCTagtggggagcagagagagaggctgTCCTGGCAATATTTATCTTCATAACATACCTCCCAGGGCAagggcctggccaggtgactAACTGCCCCCACCCAGTAGCTCTTggatttggggagggaggggtgttaGCACCCCATCTTACACAGCAGGGCCATTGTGGCTTAGAGAGGCAGTGCCCTCGCTTAGAGAGGCAGGCTTCTTGGATTGGCGGGTAGGGCCTCCAGGGCACCTCCGCCCACTTTCTGTGTCAACCATCCAGGCCTTCTCCACGATCCACGTCCTGTCGTCGTCTTGCCGGTCTGCTGGCTCCTGCTTCTCTCCAGCTGCCCCATCTATTGTGATCTCTTTACCCCCTGAGGCTCCCCAGCCAGGATCtacccctcccgcctccctgccccccggAGGCCCTGCCAGCATCCCTGTTTTAGCACTTTTCATTGAACCCTGTGAGATGGATGGTTGTTTCCATGCCTGGCCCTCCTGCTAGACTATTCATTTCAGGCGTCTCTTGTCATTGGGTAGGTAGCCTTATAATGGCGCCACCATCCACCCAGTCCCCAAGCGAACAAACCAGGAGTCAGTTTTTCTTATTGTCTCCTCTTTCATTCTCACATTCAATCAAGCACCAAGTGGATTTtacgtttattttattattttatttttttcaagagcATTCTGAGTCACTGAAAACCTGTGCAAATGGGGCTTTAAAACCAACACTATACTGGGAGCTCTTAGGGATGGGGCAGTCAGGATGAGGACCTTGATAAATAGAGGATTGTTttttgttgggggtgggggg
The sequence above is drawn from the Myotis daubentonii chromosome 19, mMyoDau2.1, whole genome shotgun sequence genome and encodes:
- the LOC132221825 gene encoding cytochrome c oxidase subunit 6A1, mitochondrial translates to MATAAAARVAGLLGRLRPQLARPMSSGAHGEEGSARLWKSLTYFVALPGVAVSMLNVFLKSRHGEHERPEFVAYPHLRIRTKPFPWGDGNHTLFHNRHLNPLPTGYEDE